In Acinetobacter sp. WCHAc010034, a genomic segment contains:
- the thiL gene encoding thiamine-phosphate kinase — protein sequence MAEFSIIDTYFNRRNACSADLGVGDDSALLTPPPQQQLAICADTLVAGRHFPLETDPHAIGWKSVAVNLSDIAAMGAKPHSILLALSLPQIDHDWLKGFSQGLHDCCDQFGVSLIGGDTTQSPHLTITVTALGWIEAGKAVTRSGAQPGDLVCVSGTVGDAAFGLQHLGHPLQKRLDYPTPRCLLGQQLKGLASSMIDVSDGLAQDLGHILDASGVGAVLHLEKLPIDPEAAKLEQEKQWHLALAGGDDYELCFTISSQNYQKLLQQQLDVNLTIIGEITQNLGLTFLQNGVNCSIQFQGYQHFA from the coding sequence ATGGCTGAGTTTTCGATCATCGACACCTATTTCAACCGCAGGAATGCCTGTTCCGCCGATTTAGGCGTCGGTGATGACTCGGCCCTGCTCACCCCGCCGCCGCAGCAGCAATTGGCCATCTGCGCCGATACGCTGGTTGCCGGCAGGCATTTCCCCCTTGAAACCGATCCGCACGCCATCGGCTGGAAATCTGTTGCAGTCAACCTCTCTGACATTGCCGCCATGGGCGCCAAACCGCACAGCATTTTACTGGCGCTGAGCCTACCCCAAATTGATCATGACTGGCTCAAAGGCTTCAGCCAGGGCCTGCATGACTGCTGTGATCAATTCGGCGTGAGCTTAATCGGCGGCGACACTACGCAAAGCCCGCACCTCACCATTACCGTGACCGCCTTAGGCTGGATTGAAGCCGGCAAAGCCGTGACCCGCTCCGGCGCCCAGCCCGGCGATTTAGTCTGCGTCAGCGGCACGGTCGGCGACGCTGCTTTCGGCCTGCAGCATTTAGGCCATCCGCTGCAGAAGCGCCTGGACTACCCGACCCCGCGCTGCCTGCTGGGACAGCAGCTGAAAGGCTTAGCCTCCAGCATGATTGATGTCTCTGACGGCCTGGCGCAGGATTTAGGGCATATCCTGGATGCATCAGGCGTCGGCGCAGTTCTGCACCTGGAAAAGCTGCCCATCGATCCTGAAGCAGCAAAATTAGAACAAGAAAAGCAATGGCATTTGGCCCTGGCGGGTGGAGATGACTATGAATTATGCTTTACAATAAGCTCGCAGAATTACCAAAAACTTTTGCAACAACAATTAGATGTAAATCTTACGATAATTGGGGAAATTACCCAGAATTTGGGATTAACTTTTTTACAGAATGGCGTAAATTGTTCCATTCAATTTCAAGGGTATCAACACTTTGCATAA
- a CDS encoding phosphatidylglycerophosphatase A gives MSWLNRCVVFCGVGFGSGLAPKAPGTFGSAFALLFIPLWLVIGFSGTIIAVALMSLIGIYICGQTAKVMGVHDDGRIVWDEFAGQSLTFLPLLYLGAMNWFWALAGFALFRLFDIWKPWPIRVIDRQVGGGFGIMLDDIIAGAWAALCICMYFYFTSI, from the coding sequence ATGAGCTGGCTCAACCGCTGTGTTGTTTTCTGCGGCGTCGGCTTCGGCTCCGGACTTGCGCCGAAAGCGCCGGGCACTTTCGGCTCAGCATTTGCCTTACTGTTTATTCCGCTTTGGCTTGTAATCGGCTTTTCTGGCACCATCATTGCAGTTGCGCTGATGTCGCTTATCGGCATTTATATTTGCGGACAAACTGCTAAAGTTATGGGCGTGCATGATGACGGGCGGATTGTCTGGGACGAGTTTGCCGGCCAGTCCCTGACTTTCCTGCCGTTGCTGTACCTTGGAGCAATGAACTGGTTCTGGGCCCTGGCCGGGTTTGCCCTGTTCAGGCTTTTTGATATCTGGAAGCCATGGCCAATCCGCGTGATTGACCGCCAGGTCGGCGGCGGCTTCGGCATCATGCTGGACGATATCATTGCCGGTGCCTGGGCTGCGCTCTGCATCTGCATGTATTTTTATTTCACTTCTATATGA